The following coding sequences lie in one Mycolicibacterium grossiae genomic window:
- a CDS encoding recombinase family protein, with product MTTILGYARVSTLGQDLDAQLAALAAEGVESDHVFTDKISGAVNTDRPGLTGLLHYAREGDTVVVTAIDRLGRSVVEITRTIADLGQRRILLRALREGVDTGTPTGRAVATIMATLAELELELGRERRAASRDSRRVRQLPATKPAKLTPERQEQLRRLAATGEPVPELAQAFGISRATAYRYLAKLSSPSGAAS from the coding sequence GTGACAACGATCCTCGGGTACGCGCGGGTGAGCACTCTGGGCCAAGACCTCGATGCGCAGCTCGCCGCGCTCGCCGCCGAGGGGGTCGAATCGGACCATGTCTTCACCGACAAAATCTCCGGCGCAGTGAACACCGATCGGCCAGGCCTGACGGGCTTGCTTCACTACGCCCGCGAAGGTGACACCGTAGTCGTCACCGCCATCGATCGACTAGGCCGATCTGTCGTAGAAATAACCCGCACCATCGCCGATCTCGGCCAGCGCCGAATTCTATTGCGCGCCTTACGCGAAGGCGTCGACACCGGCACACCGACAGGGCGCGCGGTGGCCACCATAATGGCGACGCTCGCCGAACTCGAGCTCGAGCTCGGTCGCGAGCGCCGCGCCGCCTCGCGTGACTCCCGCCGCGTTCGCCAACTGCCCGCCACCAAGCCGGCCAAGCTAACCCCGGAACGCCAAGAACAGCTGCGCCGGCTCGCCGCAACCGGCGAACCAGTCCCTGAACTCGCTCAAGCATTCGGGATCAGTCGCGCCACGGCGTACCGCTACCTGGCCAAACTCAGTTCGCCATCAGGAGCCGCCTCATGA
- a CDS encoding ParA family protein, whose translation MPILSLVHTKGGVAKTTSAMYLATAGVSRGLDVVLIDADPQGSALEWAADASADGPMPFPVVPASRPLTAERDRDLTIVDTPPGTAQVIQEAIDVADLVVVPTGASPLDVRRVWPTLEITAHRPTAVLLTSVDLRTRLADEVRALLEAEGVPVIGTPILRREDVRRAYGATPTRLHGYDDVLTELLEAMAHV comes from the coding sequence ATGCCGATTCTTTCGTTGGTTCACACCAAAGGTGGTGTCGCCAAGACCACCAGCGCGATGTATCTCGCGACGGCCGGCGTCTCGCGCGGTCTGGACGTGGTGCTCATTGACGCCGATCCCCAGGGCTCGGCGTTGGAATGGGCAGCCGATGCCAGCGCCGACGGTCCGATGCCGTTCCCGGTGGTGCCGGCCAGTCGACCACTGACGGCGGAACGCGATCGAGATTTGACGATCGTTGACACCCCGCCTGGAACAGCGCAGGTGATTCAGGAGGCTATTGACGTTGCGGATCTGGTCGTCGTGCCGACTGGGGCGTCCCCGCTGGACGTTCGCCGTGTCTGGCCGACTCTGGAGATCACCGCTCACCGGCCCACTGCTGTGCTGCTGACCAGTGTGGATCTACGCACCCGTCTTGCCGATGAAGTCCGTGCACTCTTGGAAGCGGAGGGCGTGCCGGTCATCGGGACCCCGATCCTGCGGCGCGAGGACGTGCGCCGCGCCTATGGCGCCACCCCTACTCGTTTGCACGGCTATGACGATGTACTGACCGAACTCCTGGAAGCGATGGCCCATGTCTGA
- a CDS encoding Abi family protein, translated as MRANQRTFLENTVRSEIETVRHIRNRVAHHEPIFARNLPGELQSMQRLVQWRSAEAAAWFNDMEKVTDLLNARP; from the coding sequence ATGCGAGCCAACCAACGAACGTTCTTAGAAAACACCGTTCGCTCGGAGATCGAGACCGTACGCCACATCAGAAATCGCGTCGCGCACCACGAGCCGATCTTCGCCCGCAACCTCCCAGGTGAATTGCAAAGCATGCAACGGCTGGTTCAGTGGCGATCTGCCGAAGCCGCGGCCTGGTTCAACGACATGGAAAAAGTCACTGACCTGCTCAATGCCCGCCCCTAA
- a CDS encoding helix-turn-helix domain-containing protein yields the protein MRRRGVIRTTGTAEVLAIRRGRRLSGRDMPAPSVFVGLELDADAYAGVPCWSGGPSYWAHTTVAVAYELRYATEVRRRMCDGGIGKKTLIVIAAAMARYADWSTGRNCRPTNDQLAAATGFCERTIQRAHECLRLLGVATEVLRGRQRTYIERMASWRMGDRHRGWASVWALHDNPQINRVIHSLSPHLERSPVTTTSPCFRDPVTTRTGARARHHGAARRRAPDEQGRRLAARWRADPDTPPWARMYTTGSWAGMLAAPAAAGWTPADLTALVADWLGTGHWIPDAPARPIALLGTLLAWHTSHNSLSDRPAALDEAREAQARAAEQARAAAAEQARREHAEGRARGKAAATGPGRAAAFEALATARQRAAHRRTVAAAAEQAAATSSSPTHAAPAALR from the coding sequence GTGCGCCGGCGCGGTGTTATCCGCACCACCGGCACCGCCGAGGTCCTGGCGATCCGCCGCGGCCGCCGGCTTTCGGGCCGGGACATGCCGGCGCCGAGTGTGTTCGTCGGCTTGGAGCTTGATGCTGACGCCTATGCCGGTGTGCCGTGCTGGAGCGGGGGACCGTCCTACTGGGCGCACACCACCGTCGCGGTGGCGTACGAGCTGCGCTACGCCACCGAGGTGCGCCGCCGCATGTGTGACGGCGGGATCGGGAAAAAGACGCTCATCGTGATCGCTGCGGCCATGGCGCGCTACGCCGACTGGAGCACCGGCCGCAACTGCCGACCCACCAATGACCAACTGGCGGCCGCCACCGGGTTCTGTGAGCGCACCATCCAGCGGGCCCACGAGTGCCTACGCCTGCTCGGCGTGGCCACCGAGGTTCTGCGCGGCCGCCAACGCACCTACATCGAGCGGATGGCCTCCTGGCGGATGGGCGACCGGCACCGCGGCTGGGCTTCGGTGTGGGCGCTGCACGATAACCCCCAGATCAACCGAGTAATCCACAGCTTGTCACCCCATCTGGAACGGTCCCCAGTAACCACCACCTCCCCCTGTTTTAGAGATCCGGTTACTACCCGCACGGGCGCACGCGCCCGGCACCACGGCGCTGCGCGCCGCCGAGCCCCCGACGAGCAGGGACGTCGGCTGGCCGCCAGGTGGCGCGCTGACCCGGATACCCCGCCGTGGGCACGGATGTACACCACCGGCAGCTGGGCGGGGATGCTGGCCGCGCCGGCGGCCGCCGGCTGGACACCGGCTGACCTGACCGCGTTGGTGGCCGACTGGCTCGGCACCGGACATTGGATTCCCGACGCGCCGGCCCGGCCTATCGCCCTGCTTGGAACACTGCTGGCCTGGCACACCAGCCACAACAGCCTGAGCGACCGACCCGCCGCGCTCGACGAAGCCCGCGAAGCTCAGGCACGTGCCGCCGAACAAGCGCGCGCCGCGGCCGCCGAACAGGCCCGCCGTGAACACGCTGAAGGCCGAGCGCGCGGGAAAGCCGCCGCCACCGGACCGGGCCGCGCCGCGGCGTTTGAGGCGCTGGCCACAGCGCGGCAACGCGCCGCACACCGGCGCACCGTCGCGGCCGCCGCCGAACAAGCCGCCGCGACGAGCTCATCACCCACGCACGCCGCGCCCGCCGCGCTGCGCTAA
- a CDS encoding IS256 family transposase yields the protein MTTAHNIDLPTVLAERLTTAHPDVLRELLATFIHTLMGAEADALCGAGYGERSTERTNSRNGYRHRQFDTRAGSLDLAIPKLRHGSYFPDWLLERRKRAERALTTVVATCYLLGVSTRRMDKLVETLGITSLSKSQVSVMAKELDAAVEAFRTRPLDAGPYTFVAADALVLKVREGGRVVNVHALIAVGVNAEGHREILGIDVSTAEDGAGWLTFWRSLTARGLSGVKLVTSDAHAGLVAAIGATLPGAAWQRCRTHYTTNLMAVTPKSSWPWVRTLLHSVFDQPDAESVAAQYDRIIEALADKLPKVADHLEEARADLLAFTAFPKQIWRQIWSNNPQERLNKEIRRRTDVVGIFPDRNALIRLVGAVLAEQHDEWAESRRYLGLDVLSKSRTVNDTPTEQEATPAALTA from the coding sequence ATGACCACTGCCCACAATATCGACCTGCCCACCGTGCTGGCCGAACGACTCACCACCGCCCATCCCGACGTGCTGCGCGAGCTGCTCGCCACATTCATCCACACCCTGATGGGCGCTGAGGCCGACGCCCTGTGCGGCGCCGGATACGGCGAACGCAGCACCGAGCGCACCAACTCCCGCAACGGCTACCGGCACCGCCAATTCGACACCCGCGCAGGCTCATTGGATCTCGCGATCCCGAAGCTGCGCCACGGCTCCTACTTCCCGGACTGGCTGCTGGAACGCCGCAAACGCGCCGAACGGGCTCTGACCACGGTAGTCGCGACCTGCTACCTGCTGGGGGTCTCGACGCGGCGGATGGACAAGCTGGTGGAGACCCTGGGGATCACGTCGCTGTCGAAGTCCCAGGTCAGCGTGATGGCTAAGGAACTCGACGCCGCCGTCGAAGCCTTCCGCACCCGGCCCTTGGACGCCGGCCCGTACACGTTCGTGGCCGCCGACGCCCTGGTGCTCAAGGTCCGCGAGGGCGGGCGGGTGGTCAACGTGCACGCCCTGATCGCGGTCGGGGTCAACGCCGAGGGCCATCGCGAAATCCTGGGTATTGACGTCAGTACCGCCGAGGACGGAGCGGGCTGGTTGACGTTCTGGCGGTCGCTGACCGCCCGCGGCCTGTCCGGGGTCAAATTGGTCACCAGCGACGCCCATGCCGGGCTGGTAGCGGCCATTGGGGCGACGCTGCCCGGGGCGGCCTGGCAGCGGTGCAGAACGCATTACACGACCAACCTGATGGCCGTCACTCCCAAGTCGTCGTGGCCGTGGGTCCGGACATTGTTGCATTCGGTGTTCGATCAACCAGACGCTGAATCGGTTGCTGCGCAATATGATCGGATCATCGAGGCCCTCGCGGACAAGCTCCCCAAGGTCGCCGACCACCTGGAAGAAGCCCGGGCGGACCTGCTGGCGTTCACTGCGTTTCCCAAGCAGATCTGGCGCCAGATCTGGAGCAACAACCCCCAGGAACGCCTCAACAAGGAGATCCGCCGACGCACCGACGTCGTCGGCATCTTCCCCGACCGAAACGCTCTGATCCGCCTCGTCGGCGCCGTCCTGGCCGAACAACACGACGAATGGGCAGAATCGCGGCGCTACCTCGGCCTCGACGTCCTCAGCAAATCACGCACCGTCAACGACACACCGACAGAACAGGAGGCCACCCCAGCGGCACTGACCGCCTGA
- a CDS encoding AlbA family DNA-binding domain-containing protein, translated as MNAIPARTEEELQRLALNGLLEETHWLDLKRELGSGNAANKDLAKDIAAFALDGGTILIGVDEDTTPPGLWPVPVDGLAERIEQIARMRVDEAVQIRTTVIKLRRRSHPRLPRRSRSAVSSSAAHGRWSLLRPRGQNQSNALQHRGRAAPGPATG; from the coding sequence ATGAATGCGATCCCCGCCCGTACGGAGGAAGAACTGCAGCGGTTAGCGTTGAATGGCTTGCTGGAAGAAACCCACTGGTTGGACCTCAAGCGCGAGCTGGGATCCGGAAACGCCGCGAACAAAGACCTAGCCAAAGACATCGCTGCGTTCGCTCTGGATGGTGGAACGATCCTGATCGGCGTCGACGAGGACACCACTCCGCCCGGTCTGTGGCCCGTTCCTGTCGACGGACTCGCCGAACGCATCGAGCAGATTGCACGAATGAGGGTTGACGAGGCGGTACAGATCCGCACTACCGTCATAAAACTCCGCCGGCGATCCCACCCTCGGTTACCTCGTCGTTCACGTTCCGCAGTCAGTTCGAGCGCCGCACATGGTCGATGGTCGCTATTACGGCCGCGGGGACAAAACCAATCGAATGCTCTCCAACACCGAGGTCGTGCGGCTCCTGGACCGGCGACTGGCTGA